ATTGTACTTTATACCTATAGAATAATCATCGAGTACATCATCGTTAACAAATTTCATAGAATCGATAAGAGGAAATCCCAGGGAATCGTAACCTGTCGAATAAATCCCGTGCTCGCCCGATTGAGTGCCCGTCACCGCCGCAATAATTTCAATTCCTTTTCCGGGAGAAACTCCTTCAATTCCGGTTAAATAACCCCATTGACAAGCAAAGCACGGATCGTCTCGATCTCTGGCTGCCCAGGAAATTTTGTGCCTTGTTCCGCGCCTATGATTGCGCCAGAAATCAATCCGCCAGGTTTGTTTCTCTTGCCGGGGAAATCGTAAGCTGGAAAATGGAACAGCCATTTCCACCTGGAAACCCGAATCGGTAATTTGACCGGCCGATTCCCAGATTAAATCATAGCTTGCATCCTGACCATAATTCAACGACCAGAGATCATCACCCTGAATTCCATAGGGATTAACTTTCAGGAAATATGCCATCATGCCATCGCCATATGTGTCGAGCATTATAACAGCATTGTCGTCGGTGTTTATCATGTCCCGTTCACGAAGCGAGGTACGTATATCTTTTGGATTATCATAACAGAGAAAAGCAACATATAATCGATCATTGTCATAAGTAATAAAAACTCTGGTTTCAACTGGCGGTTTAATCTGGTCGCCGGGATAATTCTCGACAAATTTATCAGTCGTGGTTGCCGTTTTCCAACCGCTATCGTTCAATTTCCCGTCGATTTTTATTTCTCCCTGAACGCGGGAAATATTGATAGTGGGGTTAAAAACCGGCTTAAATTCTTCATCCCCCCACGCGAAATTATTACACGAAATAACTAAGACAGTTGCCAAAATAGATAGGATATGGCCCCCGGTGCCAAACTTTGGTACTGCTCTCATCTCCCTATTCCTCCCAATCTCGGTTTTTATCTTTATATATGTATTGCTGTAAAATCCAGGGGATTCTTTCAACTCAACATTTCAAATATTAAGGACGAGCCAGAGGCATATTAGTTTAAAAAAGGCTCAAAACTTTTAGGTATTGAGCCTATCCCATGTCCGTTCAATATTAGAGTTGGAATAAATACTGCAACTTCATAAAAAATTGACGGGAGCCAAGTTTGGTCCCGGCGTGTCCTGTCTCCGATGCCGGAAGGATCATATCTTTCGCATTATTAAGATTTGAGTATTTCATAAAATCATAAGTTGTACCTATGTAGAATAACGAAAAGGGAGTGAGCCGATAGGTAACCAGAGGATCAATGTCCCAGCTTTTGGAGAAATCATTATATTGCACTACAAAACGGACTGATAATTCGCGATTATATTGAACACTCAATTTGTTTCGCATCAGGAATCCCTTGAATAGCATATCATCCTTATTGTAGCGGGCAGTAGAATCGGCCGCTCGGCTTTGAGTGTATCTAAAGTCGGTTTCAATACGAATGCGGTTGGTTGGTCTGAAATCAATAAGCGCTCCTCCCGTTGTTTCATATCCCATTATCCTGGCCCCGCGTGCGATTCGATGGCCGTAATCAATACTGCAATGCAGACTAAAATTGCCGGAAGGCGTAATACTAAAACAGTTATGCACATTCCAAATATCATCAAACTGGATTCCGGCATAGTTCTCGCGGCTGAGCATAAATAGCGGATGATAACCAATTTGTAATTTCCGCAGGCTAAGGTCGCAGGAAAAGTTCACCCATTCGTCTTTTATCTGCCCGTCGAAGTTCCACACGCGACCTAACATTATGCTGGGACGAATTGTTTCAATTATCCCCTCATCATAGCGCAGTTGGTAGCCGCTGTTGAAATTAACCTGACGACGATTGTTGCGCGGCTCAAATCCATTATCAAGACGAAAGGTGGGGCTGAATTCCCAATAACTTGTTTGGATATTCAAATTACGGTCGTTATAATTGATTGCGGCTCTTAGACCGTGCCCGGTGAAAGACTCGCCATCAAATGCAGGTGTATGTTTACCATCAAAGGTAATTGCTTCATAATAATTATAATATGAAGTATCGTTAGATACTGGGTCAATACTCATTTGCGGATCCGAGCCTAATAACGTAATTGTCGCATCATCCGGCTCATTCGTGCGCGTAGCGATAACCTGCCCTCGCAGAGTAAAATTGCCGTTAATTCTTATATTCCCGTCGATACTGGCAATGGAACCTGAGCCTCCGCCCTTAAATCGACGATCGGTAGCCAGAAAACCGACTTGTGAATTATCACCGAAAGTTTGCCGAACGCGAATAATATTTGTAAAACTGCTATCGGCATTAAATACGGGTGAACTACTTTCATCGAACGGGATCATAACTGGTGATTTTTCATCAAAAGCTCCCATGTAGCCGATACTGGTGCGGCCGATACGAACTGTGGCTTTGGCGGCGATAAAGGGATCATTGATCATTCGAGTGTAAACCGCATTAAATTGACTGCGAAAGATATCTATCCCTTCCTGGAAAAAAGGCCTTTTCTCCGGGAAAAACAAAGCGGTGGTGGAATTGACATCTATTTGATCGGCGTCGGCTTCGACCTGGCTGAAATCAGGATTGATTGCCGCTTCCAGAGTAAAGTTGGAAGAAGGAGCATATTTTATTCCCAACGACGCATCCCCGTCCATATCCTCGTTATGAAATCTTAGTGTATCAGGGAAAATATCACTACCATCATCGTCAATACTTATTTGATTTAAGGCACCTGATTGAAATCCGATGGCAGAGGCCAGAATTTCAACACCTTTGCCCGGTTCGATATTCTTAATTCCGGTCATGGTACCCCAATTACATCGCCAGCATGATTCATCTCGATCATAAGCGGCCCAGGAAATACTGTGATAACTATCACGCGAA
The sequence above is a segment of the Candidatus Zixiibacteriota bacterium genome. Coding sequences within it:
- a CDS encoding DUF5916 domain-containing protein, with translation MRLLMKFYGFWGLVLILSTSTIVAADDDYEPVFHPKIHISRAPGEIKIDGVINDPGWKNAAVADHFVENDPGDQIKPPVDTKVLVTYDDKNLYLAFFCYDNPEDVRASYCERDRINSDDNIGFFFDTYGEATWSYMFNVNPYGFQYDAIGVDGYGEDGGFDLVWQSEGQITDSGWQVEVAMPFSGLRFPNIEEQEWRIEFWRHYSRDSYHSISWAAYDRDESCWRCNWGTMTGIKNIEPGKGVEILASAIGFQSGALNQISIDDDGSDIFPDTLRFHNEDMDGDASLGIKYAPSSNFTLEAAINPDFSQVEADADQIDVNSTTALFFPEKRPFFQEGIDIFRSQFNAVYTRMINDPFIAAKATVRIGRTSIGYMGAFDEKSPVMIPFDESSSPVFNADSSFTNIIRVRQTFGDNSQVGFLATDRRFKGGGSGSIASIDGNIRINGNFTLRGQVIATRTNEPDDATITLLGSDPQMSIDPVSNDTSYYNYYEAITFDGKHTPAFDGESFTGHGLRAAINYNDRNLNIQTSYWEFSPTFRLDNGFEPRNNRRQVNFNSGYQLRYDEGIIETIRPSIMLGRVWNFDGQIKDEWVNFSCDLSLRKLQIGYHPLFMLSRENYAGIQFDDIWNVHNCFSITPSGNFSLHCSIDYGHRIARGARIMGYETTGGALIDFRPTNRIRIETDFRYTQSRAADSTARYNKDDMLFKGFLMRNKLSVQYNRELSVRFVVQYNDFSKSWDIDPLVTYRLTPFSLFYIGTTYDFMKYSNLNNAKDMILPASETGHAGTKLGSRQFFMKLQYLFQL